Proteins encoded together in one Prunus dulcis chromosome 3, ALMONDv2, whole genome shotgun sequence window:
- the LOC117620838 gene encoding uncharacterized protein LOC117620838 isoform X2, which produces MSQPRVTITLGRSGQVVERGGSASDSVRVHGYSGLVSGSKRSMGDRLGSNAHGLSFSAGKRQRGDGRKWSGVDKQLHDSRISRNDLRLKLLRKRLFKQTGGAVEERKRMDPRVKLSKPVHPSMRYQMLQHESETNGRSVMMKIPPSENAADLYQVNSRRNFYSSQPTDGFRARSPPRNFDELRPASSFRAVDASRSGQFLRNGMVGGSQPTDSLLFTMKATPQAARPVAQFAPASGSMQKSSLMGDEPTVPGLLHRLGLGKYVIIFQAEEVDMTALKQMGDKDLKELGIPMGPRKKILRALLPRTKRQPP; this is translated from the exons ATGTCGCAGCCCAGGGTCACCATCACCCTTGGTCGCTCTGGTCAG GTTGTGGAGAGGGGAGGATCGGCATCAGACTCTGTGAGAGTGCATGGCTATAGTGGGCTAGTTTCTGGAAGTAAGCGATCAATGGGAGACAGACTTGGGAGTAATGCTCATGGTCTTTCATTTTCTGCTGGCAAGCG GCAACGAGGAGATGGTAGAAAATGGAGTGGGGTTGACAAACAACTGCATG ATTCACGAATCAGTCGAAATGACCTCAGATTGAAGTTGTTGCGTAAAAGATTATTTAAGCAAACTGGTGGAGCTGTTGAAGAGCGCAAGCGGATGGACCCTCGTGTAAAGCTGTCAAAACCTGTTCATCCATCGATGAGATATCAGATGCTGCAGCACGAATCAGAAACAAATGGAAGAAGCGTGATGATGAAAATTCCTCCCAGTGAAAATGCAGCTGATTTATACCAGGTAAATTCACGAAGGAACTTCTACTCTTCTCAACCTACGGATGGATTCAGAGCTAGATCCCCACCAAGAAATTTTGATGAGCTGCGCCCAGCATCATCATTTAGGGCAGTTGATGCCTCTAGATCTGGCCAGTTCCTGAGAAATGGTATGGTTGGTGGTTCTCAGCCAACAGACTCCTTACTTTTCACAATGAAAGCCACCCCTCAAGCTGCCAGGCCAGTTGCACAATTTGCTCCAGCAAGTGGCAGCATGCAGAAAAGTTCACTTATG GGGGATGAACCTACTGTTCCTGGCTTGTTGCATAGACTTGGTTTGGGAAAATATGTCATTATTTTCCAGGCTGAAGAA GTTGACATGACTGCTTTGAAGCAGATGGGGGATAAGGACCTCAAAGAGCTGGGTATACCGATG GGACCAAGAAAAAAGATTCTTCGAGCTCTCTTGCCCCGTACGAAACGGCAGCCACCATAA
- the LOC117620838 gene encoding uncharacterized protein LOC117620838 isoform X1, with protein MSQPRVTITLGRSGQVVERGGSASDSVRVHGYSGLVSGSKRSMGDRLGSNAHGLSFSAGKRQRGDGRKWSGVDKQLHASEDSRISRNDLRLKLLRKRLFKQTGGAVEERKRMDPRVKLSKPVHPSMRYQMLQHESETNGRSVMMKIPPSENAADLYQVNSRRNFYSSQPTDGFRARSPPRNFDELRPASSFRAVDASRSGQFLRNGMVGGSQPTDSLLFTMKATPQAARPVAQFAPASGSMQKSSLMGDEPTVPGLLHRLGLGKYVIIFQAEEVDMTALKQMGDKDLKELGIPMGPRKKILRALLPRTKRQPP; from the exons ATGTCGCAGCCCAGGGTCACCATCACCCTTGGTCGCTCTGGTCAG GTTGTGGAGAGGGGAGGATCGGCATCAGACTCTGTGAGAGTGCATGGCTATAGTGGGCTAGTTTCTGGAAGTAAGCGATCAATGGGAGACAGACTTGGGAGTAATGCTCATGGTCTTTCATTTTCTGCTGGCAAGCG GCAACGAGGAGATGGTAGAAAATGGAGTGGGGTTGACAAACAACTGCATG CAAGTGAAGATTCACGAATCAGTCGAAATGACCTCAGATTGAAGTTGTTGCGTAAAAGATTATTTAAGCAAACTGGTGGAGCTGTTGAAGAGCGCAAGCGGATGGACCCTCGTGTAAAGCTGTCAAAACCTGTTCATCCATCGATGAGATATCAGATGCTGCAGCACGAATCAGAAACAAATGGAAGAAGCGTGATGATGAAAATTCCTCCCAGTGAAAATGCAGCTGATTTATACCAGGTAAATTCACGAAGGAACTTCTACTCTTCTCAACCTACGGATGGATTCAGAGCTAGATCCCCACCAAGAAATTTTGATGAGCTGCGCCCAGCATCATCATTTAGGGCAGTTGATGCCTCTAGATCTGGCCAGTTCCTGAGAAATGGTATGGTTGGTGGTTCTCAGCCAACAGACTCCTTACTTTTCACAATGAAAGCCACCCCTCAAGCTGCCAGGCCAGTTGCACAATTTGCTCCAGCAAGTGGCAGCATGCAGAAAAGTTCACTTATG GGGGATGAACCTACTGTTCCTGGCTTGTTGCATAGACTTGGTTTGGGAAAATATGTCATTATTTTCCAGGCTGAAGAA GTTGACATGACTGCTTTGAAGCAGATGGGGGATAAGGACCTCAAAGAGCTGGGTATACCGATG GGACCAAGAAAAAAGATTCTTCGAGCTCTCTTGCCCCGTACGAAACGGCAGCCACCATAA
- the LOC117621587 gene encoding peroxidase 31, with protein sequence MVAFLIVFLTSLLTLTTLPAAESRLYSNYYRKSCPRFNQIVQDTVTNKQITSPTTAAATLRLFFHDCLHNGCDASILVSSTPFNKAERDADINLSLPGDAFDVVVRAKTALELACPNTVSCADILAVATRDLVTMMGGPYYNVPLGRRDGRVSKASAVEGTLPRPAMPVSQLIQVFGSRGFSVQEMVALSGAHTIGFTHCSEFSSAIYNYSKSEQYDPQYNPRFAAGLQQACADYHKNPTMSVFNDVMTPNKFDNVYFQNLPKGLGLLKSDHALFNDPRTRPFVELYAKDQNTFFQAFARAMEKLGVHGIQTGRRGEIRHRCDEFN encoded by the coding sequence ATGGTAGCGTTCCTCATTGTCTTCCTCACATCTCTGCTAACTCTCACCACTCTCCCCGCCGCAGAGTCGAGACTCTACAGCAACTACTACCGAAAATCGTGCCCGAGATTCAACCAAATCGTCCAAGACACCGTCACCAACAAGCAGATCACCAGCCCCACTACCGCCGCCGCCACCCTCCGCCTCTTCTTCCACGACTGCCTCCACAACGGCTGCGACGCCTCCATCCTCGTCTCCTCCACCCCCTTCAACAAGGCCGAGCGCGACGCCGACATCAACCTCTCCCTCCCCGGCGACGCCTTCGACGTCGTCGTTCGCGCCAAGACTGCCCTCGAGCTAGCCTGCCCCAACACCGTCTCCTGCGCCGACATCCTCGCCGTCGCCACCCGCGACCTCGTCACGATGATGGGCGGGCCCTACTACAACGTCCCTCTCGGCCGCCGCGATGGCCGAGTCTCCAAGGCCTCCGCCGTCGAGGGCACCCTCCCGAGGCCAGCCATGCCGGTGTCTCAGCTCATCCAGGTGTTCGGGTCCAGGGGCTTTTCCGTCCAGGAAATGGTTGCCCTCAGTGGGGCCCACACCATCGGGTTCACCCACTGCAGCGAGTTCAGCTCCGCGATCTACAACTACAGCAAGTCGGAGCAGTACGACCCGCAGTACAACCCGAGATTCGCCGCCGGGTTGCAGCAGGCGTGCGCCGATTACCACAAGAACCCGACGATGTCGGTGTTCAACGACGTAATGACCCCCAACAAATTCGACAATGTCTACTTCCAGAACTTGCCCAAGGGTTTGGGGCTTTTGAAGTCGGATCACGCCTTGTTCAATGACCCGAGAACCCGGCCCTTCGTGGAGCTCTACGCCAAGGACCAGAACACCTTCTTTCAGGCGTTTGCGAGGGCGATGGAGAAGCTCGGCGTGCACGGGATCCAGACCGGGAGGCGAGGAGAGATTAGGCACAGATGCGATGAGTTCAATTAA
- the LOC117620837 gene encoding U-box domain-containing protein 40, which yields MEFQEAVMKLMIHKAKENEWAFQTPDRVTEISSPSPRRKWKLFNRSSSAIPSKTAKAQAPKEFICPISGSLMADPVIVSSGHTFERACVQVCKSLNFTPTLVDSPPPDFSSVISNLALKSAILNWCHKSSIDPPKPLDFSSADQLVRAFVASQNQTLPQKLVISENELLIQGVNETPKVNFNHAATEVTRRPTHFHSSSDESVTALVSTPPLPFSTQPSCYSSCSSSSSEIETLNPGNSNSSSRSVEDDEILIKLRSQHVFEIEDALASLRKITRTREDTRASLCTPRMLSALRPLIVSRYTGIQVNSVAALVNLSLEKSNRIKIVRSGVLPPLIDVLKAGSPEAQEHASGALFSLALDDDCKTAIGVLGALPPLLHLLRSESERTRHDSALALYHLTLVQSNRSKLVKLGSVPILLRMVKSGHMTGRVLLTLCNLSSCADGRASMLDAGGVECLLGVLRGNQFDSKATQESCVATLCGLSYGGLRFKGLAKVAGAIEVLREVEKKGSDRAREKARRMLEMMRGKEKEEEDEVDWEELLDSGLGSRNRSQLSGGLGGSSVNSSEF from the coding sequence ATGGAGTTTCAGGAGGCTGTCATGAAGTTGATGATCCACAAAGCCAAAGAAAACGAATGGGCTTTCCAAACCCCTGACAGAGTGACAGAGATAAGCAGTCCCAGCCCCAGGCGCAAATGGAAGCTTTTCAACAGGTCCTCATCGGCCATTCCATCAAAAACTGCAAAGGCCCAAGCTCCAAAAGAGTTCATTTGCCCCATCTCTGGTTCCCTAATGGCTGACCCAGTCATCGTCTCCTCAGGCCACACCTTCGAGCGTGCCTGCGTCCAAGTCTGCAAATCCCTCAACTTCACACCCACTCTCGTGGACTCTCCCCCACCCGATTTCTCCTCTGTAATCTCCAACCTCGCTCTCAAATCCGCCATTCTCAACTGGTGCCACAAGTCCTCCATAGACCCTCCCAAGCCCCTCGATTTCAGTTCCGCCGATCAGCTCGTCCGTGCTTTCGTGGCGTCCCAGAACCAAACCCTGCCCCAGAAGCTCGTAATTTCGGAGAACGAGTTGTTGATCCAAGGCGTCAACGAAACCCCTAAAGTGAATTTCAATCACGCGGCCACCGAGGTGACTCGGCGTCCGACTCACTTCCACTCGAGCTCCGACGAATCGGTCACCGCGCTCGTGTCGACTCCGCCTCTGCCCTTCTCGACGCAGCCGAGTTGCTACTCTTCCTGTTCGTCTTCCTCCTCCGAAattgaaaccctaaacccgGGCAACAGCAATTCATCCTCCCGCTCCGTAGAAGACGACGAAATCTTGATCAAGCTCAGAAGCCAACACGTGTTCGAAATCGAGGACGCTCTGGCCTCGCTGAGGAAGATCACGCGAACCAGAGAGGACACTCGGGCCAGCCTCTGCACCCCTCGGATGCTCTCCGCCCTGCGACCTCTGATCGTGTCCAGGTACACCGGCATTCAGGTGAACTCGGTCGCAGCGTTGGTCAATTTGTCGTTGGAAAAGTCAAACAGGATTAAGATCGTACGGTCAGGAGTTCTCCCTCCATTGATTGATGTGCTTAAGGCAGGATCCCCTGAGGCGCAGGAACACGCTTCCGGTGCACTCTTTAGCTTGGCGCTTGATGACGATTGTAAGACCGCCATTGGCGTTTTGGGTGCCTTGCCACCTTTGCTTCACTTACTCCGATCCGAGAGCGAGCGGACTCGGCATGACTCGGCACTCGCTTTGTATCACCTCACACTCGTTCAGAGTAACCGCTCCAAATTGGTTAAACTCGGGTCGGTTCCGATTCTTTTAAGAATGGTGAAGTCAGGTCATATGACGGGTCGGGTACTACTCACATTGTGCAACTTGAGTTCTTGTGCGGATGGGCGGGCATCGATGTTGGATGCGGGTGGGGTAGAATGTTTGTTGGGTGTCTTGAGAGGAAATCAGTTTGACTCGAAGGCAACTCAGGAGAGTTGTGTGGCCACATTGTGTGGGCTGAGTTATGGTGGTTTGAGGTTTAAGGGGTTGGCCAAGGTGGCCGGGGCGATTGAGGTGTTAAGAGAGGTGGAGAAAAAGGGAAGCGACCGGGCGAGGGAGAAAGCAAGGAGGATGTTGGAGATGatgagagggaaagagaaggaggaagaagatgaagtggATTGGGAGGAGTTGCTCGACTCGGGGCTCGGAAGTCGAAATCGGAGTCAACTCAGTGGTGGATTAGGCGGGTCAAGTGTCAACTCGTCCGAATTTTGA
- the LOC117620839 gene encoding zinc finger AN1 domain-containing stress-associated protein 12, producing the protein MTGGTEAFPDLGRHCQHSDCHQLDFLPFQCDGCHKVFCVEHRSFKSHECPKSDHNSRKVLVCEICSTSIETTGRDGEKDQMLLLEKHHKSGNCDPRMKKKPTCPVRRCKEILTFSNTSTCKTCQVKVCLKHRFPADHVCRKQTTPSSSLLVGNGVHWNEKFMAAFASRKGKECGKSERDSKSSSTTPSVRAY; encoded by the exons ATGACAGGAGGAACCGAAGCTTTTCCGGATTTGGGAAGGCACTGCCAGCACTCCGATTGCCACCAGCTCGATTTCCTCCCTTTCCAATGCGACGGTTGCCATAAG GTGTTTTGTGTTGAGCATCGGTCTTTCAAGTCCCACGAGTGCCCCAAATCTGATCACAACAGCAGAAAGGTGTTGGTCTGCGAAATCTGCTCCACCTCCATAGAAACCACAGGCCGCGACGGAGAAAAAGACCAGATGCTCTTGTTAGAGAAACACCACAAGTCTGGAAATTGCGACccaagaatgaagaagaaaccCACGTGCCCGGTTAGGCGGTGCAAGGAGATCCTCACGTTTTCCAATACCAGCACGTGCAAAACTTGCCAGGTTAAGGTGTGCCTCAAGCACCGGTTCCCCGCCGACCATGTTTGCCGGAAGCAAACGACGCCTTCCTCATCGTTGTTGGTGGGTAATGGCGTGCACTGGAACGAAAAGTTCATGGCTGCTTTTGCttcaaggaaaggaaaagaatgcGGGAAGAGCGAGCGCGATTCCAAGTCTTCATCGACTACGCCTTCTGTTAGAGCATATTAA